The following are encoded together in the Lathyrus oleraceus cultivar Zhongwan6 chromosome 3, CAAS_Psat_ZW6_1.0, whole genome shotgun sequence genome:
- the LOC127131683 gene encoding uncharacterized protein LOC127131683 codes for MDPIKYIFEKPIVTGRIAQWQMLLTEYDIQYMTQKAIKGSVLSDYLAHLPVEGYQPLRFDFLDEDIMFIRDFTMSCSEISPEEGPKPGSQWTLVFDGASNARGHGIGVVITSPTGFHLPFTTRLCFDCTNNMVKGDWEARDSKLIPYKEYIRKLVPYFDEISFHHIPSEENQLANALATLAYMFKVKWKNEAPTIHIDHLDKPTYYLAIEAGPDDKPWFYDIKAFLKKQQYPEGISITDKKALRRLSSKFFLNGDVLYKRNYYSVLFRCVDRHEASSMIKSIHEGCEGVHAKGPVMAKKILWVGYYWTTMEVDFYNFVRRCHKCQIYGDKIFVPPTPLNVLTSP; via the exons atggatccgataaagtatatctttgaaaagcctaTTGTTACTGGTAGAATTGCCCAGTGGCAAATGTTGTTGACcgagtatgatattcagtatatGACCCAGAAAGCGATAAAGGGGAGTGTTCTATCTGACTACCTTGCTCACCTACCTGTCGAAGGTTATCAACCGTTGAGGTTTGACTTTCTAGACGAAGATATTATGTTTATCAGAGACTTCACTATGTCATGTTCTGAGATAAGCCCTGAGGAAGGCCCCAAACCAGGATCGCaatggacgctcgtgttcgacgGTGCTTCCAATGCTCGAGGACATGGAATAGGCGTTGTTATCACTTCTCCAACCGGTTTCCACCTTCCATTTACCACTAGATTGTGTTTTgactgcaccaacaatatg GTAAAAGGTGATTGGGAGGCTCGGGATAGCAAGTTGATACCTTACAAGGAGTATATCAGGAAATTGGTACCCTACTTTGATGAAATCTCCTTTCATCATATCCCTAGCGAAGAAAATCAGTTAGCAAATGCTCTAGCTACGTTGGCATAtatgttcaaagtcaaatggaagaatgaagcaccaaCCATCCATATTGACCACTTAGATAAACCAACATACTATCTAGCAATCGAGGCAGGTCCtgatgataagccttggttctatgacataaAGGCATTCCTGAAGAAACAACAATATCCCGAGGGTATATCCATTACTGATAAGAAGGCTCTGAGAAGACTCTCTTCCAAGTTCTTcctaaatggtgatgtgttatacaagCGAAATTATTATTCTGTACTGttcagatgcgtggatagacacgaagctagTTCAATGATAAAATCCATACATGAAGGTTGCGAGGGTGTACATGCAAAAGGTCctgttatggctaagaagatcCTTTGGGTTGGGTATTACTGGACGACAATGGAGGTTGACTTTTACAACTTTGTTAGAAgatgtcacaaatgtcagatatATGGTGACAAGATCTTCGTGCCACCAACTCCATTAAATGTTTTGACTTCTCCATAA